In Setaria viridis chromosome 5, Setaria_viridis_v4.0, whole genome shotgun sequence, the genomic stretch AAATATGAGGGTGCTGGAAACAAGGCTACAACCTTCACAAATAGAATTTGGTTAGAGTATGCTGATGCATCAGTCATGAGCACCGGCCAGGAAGTCACTTTGATGGATTGGGGAAACGCCATCCTTAAAGAAATCAAGACCGAGAATGGAATAATTACTCAACTGGTCGGTGAACTCCAACTCGAGGGGTCAGTGAAGTCGACCAAGTTGAAGCTGACGTGGTTGCCCGATATTGAAAACCTTGTATCGCTATCTTTGGTTGAATTTGACTACCTAATTACAAAGAAAAAGGTACGATACAAAAGACCACATTCCTTAGACAAGTTATATCTATCTCTTACCTGCATCATAGCTGATTATTTTGTTCGTTGGAGAACAAGTCCCAGTACCAAACTTATCTCTCCTCGGCAGTTACTTTTTGGGGGAAGTTGGCAATCTACTCAAATGCTATTATGTATTTGTTGTGAAACACGAGATAGTTTGTTCTTCTTTTACCTTATTTACACATGGAATGGAGTTTCTTTGGATGAATAATGTTGTTCTTTAATCCATATATGTTGTCTTATTCCATGGTTAAGTAGCTTCTACTTGCATCTTAAATCCTTCTGTCTGGCATCTTGGAAGCTGGAAGAAAATGAGGAAATCAGCACCGCCAATCTCAATCCTTGCACGCGACGAGAAATTTCAGCTCTTGGGGACCCGAACATGCAGAATTTAAAACAAGGAGAGATCATACAGCTTGAAAGAAAAGGGTACTACCGCTGCGACGTTCCATTTATTCGGCCGGCTAAACCTATTGTCCTTTTCTCGATACCAGATGGCCGGCAACAGTCGGTGGCAAACAAGTAGCTTTCCATGGTTCTCTGGGGCGCATGAATTGCAAGTTGAATAGTTCAGTTATGGTATGTTGTGTTTATGGACAATGTTTGTGTGAAATTTGTGATCAACAGCTTTTATAGTCAAACCTAAAAGTCACAAtgtaagggtgcgtttggcagagctcctggaGCTGAATCTAGCAGGAGCTCTGCTAAATAATTTTTcaaagagaagtgattctctgctaatcctgtgaagtgattctctgaaataaaCTAAGAGGCTacgagctgaaaaaagtagcttctcctgattctgtgaagtgattctccatcctgattttaagagtttatctTAGGGTCTGTTTACAAACTGTTTAACTTCATTTTTCACATTTGTCTGCCTTGCTGATAGGATCTGTGAATTGGAATGGATGTTTGAGATGGAAATTTTGCTAGATCTTTTACATATCCATGGCAAATGCTCCTAATCTGGCCTCATGTGAAAATGGAGCTCTAAAAGAATTGCATTTGACAACTGTATGGTAAGAAACAGTAACAGAGGAGTACAAATTTCAGAGGTGCAAATTGCCAATGCTATCATATTTTCACATGGATAGTGTGATGTCATGTACATTTTACAAAATCAGAATAATCCAGATCAAGCAAACTCGTATTCTATTAGTTCATTCATAAAAGCTGCCATACATCGAATTTAATATCATAAACATGAGAAGCACAtgaaaaacaccaaaaataacaAAGAACGAGGTCCTGAGCCAGCATAGCTCAGCTCTCGTAACTGCTACATTTATATGGAACCAAAACAATGAGAAAGGGCCATTGAAGCGTAAATATCACTTCTTCAGACTGCCCTCAAGTCTTTCTATAGCAGCGCCCACACGGCTCTGATTTCCTTTTCCCTCTGCCAAATCAGACGATGGTTTCGAGTTTGCAATCTCAAGATTGGCCTTTTCTGCCAGCTTCAACTGTATCCAGCCTGCAGACGAATGCGCAAGGCAGATGAATGAGCAAAATTGTTGGCTAATTAGTAACAGATTTTGCTGCATAGAAGCAATGTACACCATATTAGTCAGAGATTCAAGCGGCCCTACAAGGACTAAGTTTGTGCAACTGGCTCTCGTACTGCATGCACTTCCAACATTATACATCGCTTCCAATTCATGAACATTCTAGCATCTTCTATAATGCAGAAACGGGTTGATTGGTGCAAGATAAAAAGGGTATCGGTCTGTTGGAAGATGGACACAAATGTTTACATATTGGGAAAGTAGTGCCTAATTTCCACACTAGTAGGCTAAGGCGCTAAGCTGCAGAACTGAAATCAGAACATCAGATACTAAGGTTGCCTATCACATAATTACCTTTTAGCTAGCAGATCAGAATGGTCTTTAAGCACATTAAGGGTTTTCGTAAATGTGGACCAAGGCAGTTGCCAAGGATGCTAATGCAATCATTACGAATCAAATACAAGGATGCTTGCAGGGTTTAATGCATTCTATACTGTCATGGACTATTAGAGTTTAGGACATCTATGAATATTCCATTATCAGACCAGTAATTAAGGAAGTAagcaaaaaaaaaggtacagaGTGCAGAGACTTGAGTTCATCATGAGATAAAACTACCAAGGGGAAAGCAGATTCCAGCACCAAGAGCAGATCCAACCAATACATTCCTTGCACGCCACATCACTGAACCTGGCACTGAAGATGCACAAATATCAGTATCACTGATCTCAGTATACAAAGCACTATCCTAAGTTGCCACTGATTATTTGCATGGTAGAGTGAGGTAAATACAAACAACACAATTAGATGATTCAATTTCCAAATAAAATGTGTGCAATAGCAataaatttcaaaatatatTTGCAGTCTCTGGTTACAGTTGCAAAATTATCATAAAAGGCATCATCAAAGATATAAAGGATCACTAGCATAACACAGCAACCGATTTTATTGAACTTCTTACTCGGCCCAACTAATACTGACATATAAAAATTGAACTGTCACCATAGACATGAAATAAATTAGAACTATATTGAAACGTGCACTCGAAGCTAGGCATTAGATAGCCATATATGGTCTCCAGAGGAAGGAGCATTATATATGAAGACAAATGAAATAGACTGAGGATTTGACATGAGGCCTACATCAGGAACCTGTTAATAATAAATAAACAACACTATGAGACAGGATTAAATACCAATAAGTTCTATGCCATGCTCATTCATTCAAGTTTTTCTATGTAATTTATAACACCTTTTGAGTTTTTGACATATTTCATAAGATTACACAAATCATACAGTGTTAAATCTGAAGTTCTGAACTGTGGGCAAAGTGTCTTTATGTGACTAAAATTCTCAGTCTGATTATACTATATGTCGATATGGTCCAAGACTGAATATGGTAAGAGGCGTACAAATAAGCCCAAAAGCAGCTGCGGTAGCAGAGCCAGCTCCAGCAATATTGAAGACATCATGAACCCCACGAGTATCAATAAGAAGATTCTGTATGCCAAAGAAAGTTGCAGTAAACATCCCAAGACGAGCACCACCAACTAGTGAGCCTTTGGCAACCCGGATGAACCTTTTCTCCATCGCGTCTCTCATCAATCTATACTGTTCACGCTTGTCCGGGGTGCTTCCCATCTTCAGCATCACCTCTGCATCCTTGCTCTGTGAAAACATATGATACATACATTGTTGTCATTTGTCAGAGAAGGTATTTTTCCCGTGAAGCATGCTCAAAATTCTGGGAAGAAACAATGCATAGGAATATTTTTCCGGCTTAAGCCTTAAAGTAGAGATAGAATTAAGTGTTATATTGAATCTATTAAAATTCTG encodes the following:
- the LOC117858865 gene encoding uncharacterized protein, yielding MPASASPPVEPAPPPPAPPPASPAPAGAKAEGEVAGGSTSKPSAVGTVNWGTATLVGVFAGLLYGGSKEASASVSKDAEVMLKMGSTPDKREQYRLMRDAMEKRFIRVAKGSLVGGARLGMFTATFFGIQNLLIDTRGVHDVFNIAGAGSATAAAFGLILPGSVMWRARNVLVGSALGAGICFPLGWIQLKLAEKANLEIANSKPSSDLAEGKGNQSRVGAAIERLEGSLKK